In the genome of Tripterygium wilfordii isolate XIE 37 chromosome 19, ASM1340144v1, whole genome shotgun sequence, one region contains:
- the LOC119985942 gene encoding GBF-interacting protein 1-like isoform X2: MSGGRVGGGRVAIPESTRKTIKSIREITGKNHSDDEIYAVLEECSMDPNEAIQKLFYLDPFHVVKSKRDRRKENLNRTPENSRSTQRLQERGMRVGRGNYSSNYISNGFGGGKNESSRKENGVNHVSERGSQKMHNNGASHMTDSSTVLSNGSSLLNGSSSPPSVPQLSAGPVIDVGKESSAADENNSGKTPLPLVVNVEIPLSASISSSDLLLTSTSPASASGGYSSASDPVLEPSLSGNTGTLSKIKHEVGSRQKVAEQNHIQGSKLATSDVGSELPKNSHKTTSPTDNYRHMEKEPGKTIAVEKNQWPESSHFTSSAALEHSMAPRTSGCDGQLLDLKAVVSSEVTPAKGDSKLSPGPGVLDGRHVTFPSHFKVPEALISGLTFGSLDTELGLGTKDIDGANSDINCSLTTNSSQGSDETVSPSKQNTSSNARADKFDSPHTYHDGLDKIPSGEGNVTSNADSKDDQTKEEMPSLPEGHQNPTFLFTPNYSFGIMPPMPGSQLVRFENPDTQARDVTQLPNFVAENPLVSSSASQTPPLQNSIATALQPLPFFRQPYPPNYFPYGPYFSPFLMPPMHQFLGHNGFPQQPSTGNVYLPPAAAAPGVKLPLPQLKPGTGSGNPSPIGFPSIYGAYPTSPIGFNPAPAVTSESSAANEDLSTSQMRENHVFSSQQLVEGSGVWIHAPSQDISSLQVNPLYSLPQNGQIAFSPAQASHSTFAGIYQPSLTMTAPSTVNPLLQPSQAVAATVEPVGPAPGAYQQPSQLAHVNWNPSYTE, from the exons ATGAGCGGCGGCAGGGTTGGTGGTGGTAGGGTTGCGATCCCGGAGAGTACTAGGAAGACGATCAAGAGCATCAGAGAGATCACAGGGAAGAATCATAGCGATGATGAAATCTACGCCGTGCTCGAGGAGTGCTCCATGGATCCCAATGAAGCCATTCAGAAGCTGTTCTATTTAG ATCCATTTCATGTGGTTAAAAGTAAGCGTGATCGGAGAAAGGAG AACTTGAACAGAACACCTGAAAATTCTAGGTCTACTCAACGCTTACAGGAGAGAGGGATGAGGGTGGGTCGAGGGAActattcttcaaattatatcTCAAATG GCTTTGGTGGAGGAAAGAATGAATCTTCTCGAAAGGAGAATGGGGTCAATCATGTTTCGGAAAGAGGCTCACAGAAAATGCACAATAATGGAGCTTCTCACATGACAGA caGCTCAACTGTTCTGTCAAATGGCTCAAGTTTATTGAATGGGAGCTCCAGTCCTCCAAGTGTCCCCCAGTTGTCTGCCGGTCCTGTTATTGATGTTGGTAAAGAGAGTTCTGCAGCTGATGAAAACAATTCAGGGAAAACACCACTGCCACTTGTTGTTAATGTGGAAATACCTCTTTCTGCATCCATATCAAGCTCTGATCTCCTCTTGACTTCTACATCTCCAGCATCTGCCTCAGGTGGGTATTCCTCAGCTTCAGACCCGGTATTGGAACCATCTTTGTCAGGGAACACTGGCACCCTCAGTAAAATCAAACATGAAGTAGGAAGTCGGCAAAAAGTGGCTGAGCAGAATCATATTCAAGGCAGCAAACTTGCTACTTCTGATGTTGGGTCAGAGTTACCTAAGAATAGTCATAAAACAACCTCTCCGACTGATAACTATAGACACATGGAAAAGGAACCTGGCAAAACAATTGCGGTTGAGAAGAACCAGTGGCCTGAGTCTTCACATTTCACTTCATCTGCGGCTCTTGAGCATTCTATGGCTCCCAGGACTTCTGGTTGTGATGGTCAGTTATTAGATTTAAAAG CAGTGGTTTCATCAGAGGTTACTCCAGCTAAAGGAGATTCTAAATTATCACCTGGTCCAGGTGTTTTGGATGGTCGACATGTTACTTTCCCAAGTCATTTTAAGGTTCCTGAAGCTCTGATAAGTGGATTGACTTTTGGAAGCCTCGATACTGAACTTGGCCTGGGAACAAAGGACATTGATGGTGCTAATAGTGACATTAATTGTTCGCTTACCACCAATTCTTCTCAAGGGAGTGATGAGACTGTTtctcctag CAAACAAAATACGTCCTCAAATGCGAGAGCAGATAAATTTGATTCGCCACATACATATCATGATGGGCTTGATAAAATACCTTCTGGGGAAGGCAATGTCACTTCTAATGCAGACTCGAAAGATGATCAGACAAAGGAGGAGATGCCCTCTCTTCCAGAGGGCCATCAGAACCCCACTTTCCTGTTCACTCCAAACTACAGTTTTGGTATCATGCCTCCTATGCCAGGGAGCCAGCTTGTAAGATTTGAAAATCCTGATACTCAGGCAAGAGATGTTACTCAGCTTCCAAACTTTGTT GCTGAAAACCCTCTGGTTTCGTCTAGCGCAAGCCAAACTCCTCCTCTGCAGAACTCTATTGCTACTGCTCTTCAGCCTCTTCCTTTTTTTAGACAGCCATATCCTCCTAACTACTTCCCCTATGGACCCtacttttctccttttttgatGCCTCCGATGCACCAGTTCTTAGGTCACAATGGTTTCCCTCAACAGCCTTCGACCGGCAATGTATATTTACCACCTGCAGCTGCTGCTCCTGGTGTTAAGCTCCCTCTTCCACAGTTAAAGCCTGGAACTGGTTCAGGAAATCCTTCTCCAATAGGATTTCCATCGATATATGGTGCATATCCTACCTCTCCTATTGGTTTTAATCCCGCTCCAGCTGTGACCTCTGAAAGCTCAGCTGCCAATGAGGATCTATCCACATCTCAGATGAGAGAAAATCATGTCTTCTCATCTCAACAATTGGTTG AAGGATCGGGAGTCTGGATTCATGCTCCAAGCCAAGATATATCTAGCTTGCAGGTCAATCCACTGTACAGCCTCCCCCAAAATGGACAGATTGCTTTCTCGCCTGCACAAGCCAGTCACAGCACTTTTGCTGGGATTTATCAACCGTCACTGACAATGACTGCACCGTCAACTGTTAATCCACTCCTACAACCATCTCAGGCTGTGGCCGCAACCGTTGAACCAGTTGGACCCGCGCCGGGTGCTTATCAGCAACCCTCCCAACTTGCACATGTGAACTGGAACCCTAGTTATACTGAGTAG
- the LOC119985942 gene encoding GBF-interacting protein 1-like isoform X6: MSGGRVGGGRVAIPESTRKTIKSIREITGKNHSDDEIYAVLEECSMDPNEAIQKLFYLDPFHVVKSKRDRRKENLNRTPENSRSTQRLQERGMRVGRGNYSSNYISNGFGGGKNESSRKENGVNHVSERGSQKMHNNGASHMTDSSTVLSNGSSLLNGSSSPPSVPQLSAGPVIDVGKESSAADENNSGKTPLPLVVNVEIPLSASISSSDLLLTSTSPASASGGYSSASDPVLEPSLSGNTGTLSKIKHEVGSRQKVAEQNHIQGSKLATSDVGSELPKNSHKTTSPTDNYRHMEKEPGKTIAVEKNQWPESSHFTSSAALEHSMAPRTSGCDGQLLDLKGVLDGRHVTFPSHFKVPEALISGLTFGSLDTELGLGTKDIDGANSDINCSLTTNSSQGSDETVSPSKQNTSSNARADKFDSPHTYHDGLDKIPSGEGNVTSNADSKDDQTKEEMPSLPEGHQNPTFLFTPNYSFGIMPPMPGSQLVRFENPDTQARDVTQLPNFVAENPLVSSSASQTPPLQNSIATALQPLPFFRQPYPPNYFPYGPYFSPFLMPPMHQFLGHNGFPQQPSTGNVYLPPAAAAPGVKLPLPQLKPGTGSGNPSPIGFPSIYGAYPTSPIGFNPAPAVTSESSAANEDLSTSQMRENHVFSSQQLGEEGSGVWIHAPSQDISSLQVNPLYSLPQNGQIAFSPAQASHSTFAGIYQPSLTMTAPSTVNPLLQPSQAVAATVEPVGPAPGAYQQPSQLAHVNWNPSYTE, from the exons ATGAGCGGCGGCAGGGTTGGTGGTGGTAGGGTTGCGATCCCGGAGAGTACTAGGAAGACGATCAAGAGCATCAGAGAGATCACAGGGAAGAATCATAGCGATGATGAAATCTACGCCGTGCTCGAGGAGTGCTCCATGGATCCCAATGAAGCCATTCAGAAGCTGTTCTATTTAG ATCCATTTCATGTGGTTAAAAGTAAGCGTGATCGGAGAAAGGAG AACTTGAACAGAACACCTGAAAATTCTAGGTCTACTCAACGCTTACAGGAGAGAGGGATGAGGGTGGGTCGAGGGAActattcttcaaattatatcTCAAATG GCTTTGGTGGAGGAAAGAATGAATCTTCTCGAAAGGAGAATGGGGTCAATCATGTTTCGGAAAGAGGCTCACAGAAAATGCACAATAATGGAGCTTCTCACATGACAGA caGCTCAACTGTTCTGTCAAATGGCTCAAGTTTATTGAATGGGAGCTCCAGTCCTCCAAGTGTCCCCCAGTTGTCTGCCGGTCCTGTTATTGATGTTGGTAAAGAGAGTTCTGCAGCTGATGAAAACAATTCAGGGAAAACACCACTGCCACTTGTTGTTAATGTGGAAATACCTCTTTCTGCATCCATATCAAGCTCTGATCTCCTCTTGACTTCTACATCTCCAGCATCTGCCTCAGGTGGGTATTCCTCAGCTTCAGACCCGGTATTGGAACCATCTTTGTCAGGGAACACTGGCACCCTCAGTAAAATCAAACATGAAGTAGGAAGTCGGCAAAAAGTGGCTGAGCAGAATCATATTCAAGGCAGCAAACTTGCTACTTCTGATGTTGGGTCAGAGTTACCTAAGAATAGTCATAAAACAACCTCTCCGACTGATAACTATAGACACATGGAAAAGGAACCTGGCAAAACAATTGCGGTTGAGAAGAACCAGTGGCCTGAGTCTTCACATTTCACTTCATCTGCGGCTCTTGAGCATTCTATGGCTCCCAGGACTTCTGGTTGTGATGGTCAGTTATTAGATTTAAAAG GTGTTTTGGATGGTCGACATGTTACTTTCCCAAGTCATTTTAAGGTTCCTGAAGCTCTGATAAGTGGATTGACTTTTGGAAGCCTCGATACTGAACTTGGCCTGGGAACAAAGGACATTGATGGTGCTAATAGTGACATTAATTGTTCGCTTACCACCAATTCTTCTCAAGGGAGTGATGAGACTGTTtctcctag CAAACAAAATACGTCCTCAAATGCGAGAGCAGATAAATTTGATTCGCCACATACATATCATGATGGGCTTGATAAAATACCTTCTGGGGAAGGCAATGTCACTTCTAATGCAGACTCGAAAGATGATCAGACAAAGGAGGAGATGCCCTCTCTTCCAGAGGGCCATCAGAACCCCACTTTCCTGTTCACTCCAAACTACAGTTTTGGTATCATGCCTCCTATGCCAGGGAGCCAGCTTGTAAGATTTGAAAATCCTGATACTCAGGCAAGAGATGTTACTCAGCTTCCAAACTTTGTT GCTGAAAACCCTCTGGTTTCGTCTAGCGCAAGCCAAACTCCTCCTCTGCAGAACTCTATTGCTACTGCTCTTCAGCCTCTTCCTTTTTTTAGACAGCCATATCCTCCTAACTACTTCCCCTATGGACCCtacttttctccttttttgatGCCTCCGATGCACCAGTTCTTAGGTCACAATGGTTTCCCTCAACAGCCTTCGACCGGCAATGTATATTTACCACCTGCAGCTGCTGCTCCTGGTGTTAAGCTCCCTCTTCCACAGTTAAAGCCTGGAACTGGTTCAGGAAATCCTTCTCCAATAGGATTTCCATCGATATATGGTGCATATCCTACCTCTCCTATTGGTTTTAATCCCGCTCCAGCTGTGACCTCTGAAAGCTCAGCTGCCAATGAGGATCTATCCACATCTCAGATGAGAGAAAATCATGTCTTCTCATCTCAACAATTG GGTGAAGAAGGATCGGGAGTCTGGATTCATGCTCCAAGCCAAGATATATCTAGCTTGCAGGTCAATCCACTGTACAGCCTCCCCCAAAATGGACAGATTGCTTTCTCGCCTGCACAAGCCAGTCACAGCACTTTTGCTGGGATTTATCAACCGTCACTGACAATGACTGCACCGTCAACTGTTAATCCACTCCTACAACCATCTCAGGCTGTGGCCGCAACCGTTGAACCAGTTGGACCCGCGCCGGGTGCTTATCAGCAACCCTCCCAACTTGCACATGTGAACTGGAACCCTAGTTATACTGAGTAG
- the LOC119985942 gene encoding GBF-interacting protein 1-like isoform X5, which yields MSGGRVGGGRVAIPESTRKTIKSIREITGKNHSDDEIYAVLEECSMDPNEAIQKLFYLDPFHVVKSKRDRRKENLNRTPENSRSTQRLQERGMRVGRGNYSSNYISNGFGGGKNESSRKENGVNHVSERGSQKMHNNGASHMTDSSTVLSNGSSLLNGSSSPPSVPQLSAGPVIDVGKESSAADENNSGKTPLPLVVNVEIPLSASISSSDLLLTSTSPASASGGYSSASDPVLEPSLSGNTGTLSKIKHEVGSRQKVAEQNHIQGSKLATSDVGSELPKNSHKTTSPTDNYRHMEKEPGKTIAVEKNQWPESSHFTSSAALEHSMAPRTSGCDGQLLDLKAVVSSEVTPAKGDSKLSPGPGVLDGRHVTFPSHFKVPEALISGLTFGSLDTELGLGTKDIDGANSDINCSLTTNSSQGSDETVSPSKQNTSSNARADKFDSPHTYHDGLDKIPSGEGNVTSNADSKDDQTKEEMPSLPEGHQNPTFLFTPNYSFGIMPPMPGSQLVRFENPDTQAENPLVSSSASQTPPLQNSIATALQPLPFFRQPYPPNYFPYGPYFSPFLMPPMHQFLGHNGFPQQPSTGNVYLPPAAAAPGVKLPLPQLKPGTGSGNPSPIGFPSIYGAYPTSPIGFNPAPAVTSESSAANEDLSTSQMRENHVFSSQQLGEEGSGVWIHAPSQDISSLQVNPLYSLPQNGQIAFSPAQASHSTFAGIYQPSLTMTAPSTVNPLLQPSQAVAATVEPVGPAPGAYQQPSQLAHVNWNPSYTE from the exons ATGAGCGGCGGCAGGGTTGGTGGTGGTAGGGTTGCGATCCCGGAGAGTACTAGGAAGACGATCAAGAGCATCAGAGAGATCACAGGGAAGAATCATAGCGATGATGAAATCTACGCCGTGCTCGAGGAGTGCTCCATGGATCCCAATGAAGCCATTCAGAAGCTGTTCTATTTAG ATCCATTTCATGTGGTTAAAAGTAAGCGTGATCGGAGAAAGGAG AACTTGAACAGAACACCTGAAAATTCTAGGTCTACTCAACGCTTACAGGAGAGAGGGATGAGGGTGGGTCGAGGGAActattcttcaaattatatcTCAAATG GCTTTGGTGGAGGAAAGAATGAATCTTCTCGAAAGGAGAATGGGGTCAATCATGTTTCGGAAAGAGGCTCACAGAAAATGCACAATAATGGAGCTTCTCACATGACAGA caGCTCAACTGTTCTGTCAAATGGCTCAAGTTTATTGAATGGGAGCTCCAGTCCTCCAAGTGTCCCCCAGTTGTCTGCCGGTCCTGTTATTGATGTTGGTAAAGAGAGTTCTGCAGCTGATGAAAACAATTCAGGGAAAACACCACTGCCACTTGTTGTTAATGTGGAAATACCTCTTTCTGCATCCATATCAAGCTCTGATCTCCTCTTGACTTCTACATCTCCAGCATCTGCCTCAGGTGGGTATTCCTCAGCTTCAGACCCGGTATTGGAACCATCTTTGTCAGGGAACACTGGCACCCTCAGTAAAATCAAACATGAAGTAGGAAGTCGGCAAAAAGTGGCTGAGCAGAATCATATTCAAGGCAGCAAACTTGCTACTTCTGATGTTGGGTCAGAGTTACCTAAGAATAGTCATAAAACAACCTCTCCGACTGATAACTATAGACACATGGAAAAGGAACCTGGCAAAACAATTGCGGTTGAGAAGAACCAGTGGCCTGAGTCTTCACATTTCACTTCATCTGCGGCTCTTGAGCATTCTATGGCTCCCAGGACTTCTGGTTGTGATGGTCAGTTATTAGATTTAAAAG CAGTGGTTTCATCAGAGGTTACTCCAGCTAAAGGAGATTCTAAATTATCACCTGGTCCAGGTGTTTTGGATGGTCGACATGTTACTTTCCCAAGTCATTTTAAGGTTCCTGAAGCTCTGATAAGTGGATTGACTTTTGGAAGCCTCGATACTGAACTTGGCCTGGGAACAAAGGACATTGATGGTGCTAATAGTGACATTAATTGTTCGCTTACCACCAATTCTTCTCAAGGGAGTGATGAGACTGTTtctcctag CAAACAAAATACGTCCTCAAATGCGAGAGCAGATAAATTTGATTCGCCACATACATATCATGATGGGCTTGATAAAATACCTTCTGGGGAAGGCAATGTCACTTCTAATGCAGACTCGAAAGATGATCAGACAAAGGAGGAGATGCCCTCTCTTCCAGAGGGCCATCAGAACCCCACTTTCCTGTTCACTCCAAACTACAGTTTTGGTATCATGCCTCCTATGCCAGGGAGCCAGCTTGTAAGATTTGAAAATCCTGATACTCAG GCTGAAAACCCTCTGGTTTCGTCTAGCGCAAGCCAAACTCCTCCTCTGCAGAACTCTATTGCTACTGCTCTTCAGCCTCTTCCTTTTTTTAGACAGCCATATCCTCCTAACTACTTCCCCTATGGACCCtacttttctccttttttgatGCCTCCGATGCACCAGTTCTTAGGTCACAATGGTTTCCCTCAACAGCCTTCGACCGGCAATGTATATTTACCACCTGCAGCTGCTGCTCCTGGTGTTAAGCTCCCTCTTCCACAGTTAAAGCCTGGAACTGGTTCAGGAAATCCTTCTCCAATAGGATTTCCATCGATATATGGTGCATATCCTACCTCTCCTATTGGTTTTAATCCCGCTCCAGCTGTGACCTCTGAAAGCTCAGCTGCCAATGAGGATCTATCCACATCTCAGATGAGAGAAAATCATGTCTTCTCATCTCAACAATTG GGTGAAGAAGGATCGGGAGTCTGGATTCATGCTCCAAGCCAAGATATATCTAGCTTGCAGGTCAATCCACTGTACAGCCTCCCCCAAAATGGACAGATTGCTTTCTCGCCTGCACAAGCCAGTCACAGCACTTTTGCTGGGATTTATCAACCGTCACTGACAATGACTGCACCGTCAACTGTTAATCCACTCCTACAACCATCTCAGGCTGTGGCCGCAACCGTTGAACCAGTTGGACCCGCGCCGGGTGCTTATCAGCAACCCTCCCAACTTGCACATGTGAACTGGAACCCTAGTTATACTGAGTAG
- the LOC119985942 gene encoding GBF-interacting protein 1-like isoform X1: protein MSGGRVGGGRVAIPESTRKTIKSIREITGKNHSDDEIYAVLEECSMDPNEAIQKLFYLDPFHVVKSKRDRRKENLNRTPENSRSTQRLQERGMRVGRGNYSSNYISNGFGGGKNESSRKENGVNHVSERGSQKMHNNGASHMTDSSTVLSNGSSLLNGSSSPPSVPQLSAGPVIDVGKESSAADENNSGKTPLPLVVNVEIPLSASISSSDLLLTSTSPASASGGYSSASDPVLEPSLSGNTGTLSKIKHEVGSRQKVAEQNHIQGSKLATSDVGSELPKNSHKTTSPTDNYRHMEKEPGKTIAVEKNQWPESSHFTSSAALEHSMAPRTSGCDGQLLDLKAVVSSEVTPAKGDSKLSPGPGVLDGRHVTFPSHFKVPEALISGLTFGSLDTELGLGTKDIDGANSDINCSLTTNSSQGSDETVSPSKQNTSSNARADKFDSPHTYHDGLDKIPSGEGNVTSNADSKDDQTKEEMPSLPEGHQNPTFLFTPNYSFGIMPPMPGSQLVRFENPDTQARDVTQLPNFVAENPLVSSSASQTPPLQNSIATALQPLPFFRQPYPPNYFPYGPYFSPFLMPPMHQFLGHNGFPQQPSTGNVYLPPAAAAPGVKLPLPQLKPGTGSGNPSPIGFPSIYGAYPTSPIGFNPAPAVTSESSAANEDLSTSQMRENHVFSSQQLGEEGSGVWIHAPSQDISSLQVNPLYSLPQNGQIAFSPAQASHSTFAGIYQPSLTMTAPSTVNPLLQPSQAVAATVEPVGPAPGAYQQPSQLAHVNWNPSYTE, encoded by the exons ATGAGCGGCGGCAGGGTTGGTGGTGGTAGGGTTGCGATCCCGGAGAGTACTAGGAAGACGATCAAGAGCATCAGAGAGATCACAGGGAAGAATCATAGCGATGATGAAATCTACGCCGTGCTCGAGGAGTGCTCCATGGATCCCAATGAAGCCATTCAGAAGCTGTTCTATTTAG ATCCATTTCATGTGGTTAAAAGTAAGCGTGATCGGAGAAAGGAG AACTTGAACAGAACACCTGAAAATTCTAGGTCTACTCAACGCTTACAGGAGAGAGGGATGAGGGTGGGTCGAGGGAActattcttcaaattatatcTCAAATG GCTTTGGTGGAGGAAAGAATGAATCTTCTCGAAAGGAGAATGGGGTCAATCATGTTTCGGAAAGAGGCTCACAGAAAATGCACAATAATGGAGCTTCTCACATGACAGA caGCTCAACTGTTCTGTCAAATGGCTCAAGTTTATTGAATGGGAGCTCCAGTCCTCCAAGTGTCCCCCAGTTGTCTGCCGGTCCTGTTATTGATGTTGGTAAAGAGAGTTCTGCAGCTGATGAAAACAATTCAGGGAAAACACCACTGCCACTTGTTGTTAATGTGGAAATACCTCTTTCTGCATCCATATCAAGCTCTGATCTCCTCTTGACTTCTACATCTCCAGCATCTGCCTCAGGTGGGTATTCCTCAGCTTCAGACCCGGTATTGGAACCATCTTTGTCAGGGAACACTGGCACCCTCAGTAAAATCAAACATGAAGTAGGAAGTCGGCAAAAAGTGGCTGAGCAGAATCATATTCAAGGCAGCAAACTTGCTACTTCTGATGTTGGGTCAGAGTTACCTAAGAATAGTCATAAAACAACCTCTCCGACTGATAACTATAGACACATGGAAAAGGAACCTGGCAAAACAATTGCGGTTGAGAAGAACCAGTGGCCTGAGTCTTCACATTTCACTTCATCTGCGGCTCTTGAGCATTCTATGGCTCCCAGGACTTCTGGTTGTGATGGTCAGTTATTAGATTTAAAAG CAGTGGTTTCATCAGAGGTTACTCCAGCTAAAGGAGATTCTAAATTATCACCTGGTCCAGGTGTTTTGGATGGTCGACATGTTACTTTCCCAAGTCATTTTAAGGTTCCTGAAGCTCTGATAAGTGGATTGACTTTTGGAAGCCTCGATACTGAACTTGGCCTGGGAACAAAGGACATTGATGGTGCTAATAGTGACATTAATTGTTCGCTTACCACCAATTCTTCTCAAGGGAGTGATGAGACTGTTtctcctag CAAACAAAATACGTCCTCAAATGCGAGAGCAGATAAATTTGATTCGCCACATACATATCATGATGGGCTTGATAAAATACCTTCTGGGGAAGGCAATGTCACTTCTAATGCAGACTCGAAAGATGATCAGACAAAGGAGGAGATGCCCTCTCTTCCAGAGGGCCATCAGAACCCCACTTTCCTGTTCACTCCAAACTACAGTTTTGGTATCATGCCTCCTATGCCAGGGAGCCAGCTTGTAAGATTTGAAAATCCTGATACTCAGGCAAGAGATGTTACTCAGCTTCCAAACTTTGTT GCTGAAAACCCTCTGGTTTCGTCTAGCGCAAGCCAAACTCCTCCTCTGCAGAACTCTATTGCTACTGCTCTTCAGCCTCTTCCTTTTTTTAGACAGCCATATCCTCCTAACTACTTCCCCTATGGACCCtacttttctccttttttgatGCCTCCGATGCACCAGTTCTTAGGTCACAATGGTTTCCCTCAACAGCCTTCGACCGGCAATGTATATTTACCACCTGCAGCTGCTGCTCCTGGTGTTAAGCTCCCTCTTCCACAGTTAAAGCCTGGAACTGGTTCAGGAAATCCTTCTCCAATAGGATTTCCATCGATATATGGTGCATATCCTACCTCTCCTATTGGTTTTAATCCCGCTCCAGCTGTGACCTCTGAAAGCTCAGCTGCCAATGAGGATCTATCCACATCTCAGATGAGAGAAAATCATGTCTTCTCATCTCAACAATTG GGTGAAGAAGGATCGGGAGTCTGGATTCATGCTCCAAGCCAAGATATATCTAGCTTGCAGGTCAATCCACTGTACAGCCTCCCCCAAAATGGACAGATTGCTTTCTCGCCTGCACAAGCCAGTCACAGCACTTTTGCTGGGATTTATCAACCGTCACTGACAATGACTGCACCGTCAACTGTTAATCCACTCCTACAACCATCTCAGGCTGTGGCCGCAACCGTTGAACCAGTTGGACCCGCGCCGGGTGCTTATCAGCAACCCTCCCAACTTGCACATGTGAACTGGAACCCTAGTTATACTGAGTAG